One Chryseobacterium indoltheticum DNA segment encodes these proteins:
- a CDS encoding carbon-nitrogen hydrolase family protein gives MQIETRTLKVDDYDELVETMRRAYPQMSEYVWSKKSIAKLNKIFEAGQICITVDGKIAAVALSIIVNYDEFGDDHTYSDITGNYSFNTHISTGNVLYGIEIFVDPEYRELRLGRRLYDARKELCELLNLKSIILGGRIPHYHKHSHELSAREYIRRVRDKEIYDPVLSFQLSNNFLPIKVLKKYLPEDEASRENAVLMQWNNIYYSKKPNTMQDSVIRLGLVQWQMRQFKDIHAFYEQVEFFVNVMGDYKSDFVLFPELFNTPLLAPFNNLSERDSMIELAKITEEIKMKISDLAISYNVNIISGSMPIFENNDLYNVSYLLHRDGRIDEYRKIHITPNERKYYGMKGGNEIKVFDTDCGKIGLVICYDVEFPELPRILADQGMKILFVPYLTDTQNAYMRVRHCAAARAIENECYVAIAGCVGNLPGVNNMDIQFGQAAVFTPSDFAFPSNAVKGEATPNTEMTLIVDVDVNLLKDLHYNGSVQILKDRRTDLYETYLK, from the coding sequence ATGCAGATAGAAACACGTACCCTGAAAGTAGATGATTATGACGAGCTGGTAGAAACCATGCGCAGAGCCTATCCTCAAATGTCAGAATACGTCTGGTCAAAAAAAAGCATTGCAAAGCTTAATAAAATTTTTGAAGCCGGACAGATCTGCATCACGGTAGACGGAAAAATTGCAGCTGTTGCGCTGTCTATTATCGTTAATTATGATGAGTTTGGTGATGATCATACGTATAGTGATATCACAGGCAATTACTCTTTCAATACCCATATTTCAACCGGAAATGTTTTATACGGAATCGAAATTTTTGTTGATCCCGAATATCGTGAGTTGAGATTGGGAAGAAGATTATACGATGCCCGAAAAGAACTTTGTGAATTATTAAATCTGAAATCTATTATTTTGGGTGGAAGAATTCCGCATTATCATAAGCACAGTCATGAATTGTCAGCGAGAGAGTACATCAGAAGAGTAAGAGACAAGGAAATATATGATCCGGTACTTTCTTTCCAGCTTTCCAATAATTTTCTGCCGATAAAGGTGCTGAAAAAATATCTTCCCGAAGATGAAGCTTCACGCGAAAATGCTGTATTAATGCAGTGGAATAATATCTATTACAGCAAAAAGCCAAATACAATGCAGGATAGCGTTATTCGTCTGGGATTGGTGCAATGGCAGATGAGGCAATTTAAAGATATTCATGCTTTTTATGAGCAGGTAGAGTTCTTTGTAAATGTAATGGGAGATTATAAATCAGATTTTGTGCTGTTCCCGGAATTATTCAATACCCCTTTGCTCGCTCCGTTCAACAACCTTTCAGAGCGGGACAGTATGATTGAGTTGGCTAAAATCACCGAGGAAATTAAAATGAAAATTTCAGATCTGGCAATCAGTTACAATGTGAATATTATTTCCGGAAGTATGCCGATTTTTGAAAATAACGACTTGTACAACGTAAGTTATCTGCTTCACCGTGACGGTAGAATCGATGAATACAGGAAAATTCATATCACGCCGAATGAAAGAAAATATTACGGAATGAAAGGCGGAAACGAAATTAAAGTTTTTGATACCGACTGCGGAAAAATAGGTTTGGTCATTTGCTATGATGTAGAATTTCCTGAATTACCAAGAATCTTAGCTGATCAGGGAATGAAAATCTTGTTTGTGCCTTATCTTACCGATACTCAGAATGCTTACATGAGAGTTCGTCACTGCGCTGCGGCAAGAGCCATAGAAAACGAATGTTATGTAGCGATTGCGGGCTGTGTAGGAAATTTACCAGGTGTAAATAATATGGATATTCAGTTTGGTCAGGCGGCGGTTTTCACACCTTCAGATTTTGCATTCCCGTCTAATGCGGTGAAAGGTGAGGCGACTCCCAATACTGAAATGACGCTGATTGTAGATGTGGATGTTAATTTACTGAAAGACTTGCACTATAACGGTTCCGTTCAGATTCTGAAAGACAGAAGAACAGATTTATATGAAACGTATTTGAAATAA
- a CDS encoding class I SAM-dependent methyltransferase codes for MNNIYEPKFVKQLFNQMSGSYERMNYITSFGFSIRWRRQFLNKLGKSEQNLNVIDLLSGLGENWAYLKQNFPNSTFSALDFSEKMIAQSKNKGNKVFNNQLNLLCEDILQNNLETNSFDIISCAYGLKTFNEQQLEILAKEISRILKPNGKFSFVEVSKPKNKFLYYPYQFYLSKMIPVLGKLFLGNPSDYKMLWIYTENFGNCDHVKEIFNRHNLKVKSENYFHGCATGVYGTKS; via the coding sequence ATGAATAACATCTACGAACCAAAATTTGTAAAACAACTCTTCAATCAAATGTCTGGTTCGTACGAAAGAATGAACTACATTACTTCGTTTGGCTTTTCGATTCGCTGGCGAAGACAATTTTTAAACAAATTGGGAAAATCTGAGCAAAATTTAAATGTTATTGATTTGCTTTCCGGGTTAGGTGAAAACTGGGCTTATCTTAAACAAAACTTCCCCAACTCTACTTTTTCTGCTTTAGATTTTTCTGAGAAAATGATTGCTCAATCAAAAAATAAAGGAAATAAAGTTTTTAATAATCAATTGAACTTGCTTTGCGAAGATATTCTTCAGAATAATTTAGAAACAAATTCATTTGATATTATTTCCTGTGCGTACGGTTTAAAAACATTTAATGAGCAGCAATTGGAAATCTTGGCAAAAGAAATTTCAAGAATTCTTAAACCCAATGGCAAATTTAGTTTTGTTGAAGTGTCAAAACCGAAAAACAAATTTTTGTATTATCCTTACCAATTTTATTTAAGCAAAATGATTCCCGTTCTGGGTAAATTATTTTTAGGAAATCCGAGTGATTATAAAATGCTTTGGATCTACACTGAGAATTTTGGAAACTGTGATCACGTTAAAGAAATATTTAACAGACATAATCTGAAAGTAAAATCAGAAAACTATTTTCATGGGTGCGCAACGGGAGTTTATGGTACAAAATCATAA
- a CDS encoding GDYXXLXY domain-containing protein, producing MKKYKWLIIVLNLMILLVYFNFSVVKKENLLKDGKLILLSLAPVDPRSLMQGDYMTLRYSISENLNVNSLPKRGYCVVKLNPQGIAEKVRFQKNTTPLNKGEYLIEYNSPDQWNVNIGAESFFFQEGQAEKYEKAKYGAIKVDTKGNSLLVGLYDENLKNIK from the coding sequence ATGAAAAAATATAAATGGCTGATTATCGTCTTAAATCTCATGATACTTTTGGTTTATTTTAATTTTTCTGTTGTTAAAAAAGAGAACCTTTTAAAAGACGGAAAATTAATTTTGCTGTCATTAGCTCCTGTAGACCCCCGTTCTTTAATGCAGGGAGATTACATGACTTTGCGGTACAGCATTTCAGAAAACCTCAATGTAAATTCATTACCCAAAAGAGGTTATTGTGTGGTAAAATTAAATCCTCAAGGTATTGCTGAAAAAGTAAGATTTCAGAAAAATACAACTCCATTAAACAAAGGAGAATACTTAATAGAATATAATTCGCCCGACCAATGGAACGTCAATATCGGAGCAGAATCTTTCTTTTTTCAGGAGGGACAAGCTGAAAAATATGAGAAAGCAAAATACGGCGCCATAAAAGTTGATACCAAAGGAAATAGTTTGCTCGTGGGGCTTTATGACGAAAATTTAAAGAATATTAAATAA
- a CDS encoding DUF4401 domain-containing protein, which yields MRTKEEIKQLLENAQELVNKDLKFNEEAIYRAYEKGNNHQSLTIKVLSIFGGIMASFLFIGFLFIAGLYDSEFGLLVIGIPLIIFGALVTKVTYNILLDTLSISAYIIGFVLVGGGLLQMEMNENLVSIIFILIAVSALFIVRSYLISFISIVIICGGSLFLMMSNNSFNLIHIYISLLASILTFIYLKEAKLMTFNKAFSQIYDSVRISLIFCFLAGLYLLGRNYRFADIGKYSNEYFWISSVVIILAILYVISHLFEMLNIKKSEQKYGIYALSVLILLPTVFAPAISGAILIILLSFLVNYKTSLVIGIVAFIYFVSQYYYDLHYTLLTKSIVLFCSGVLFLSLYFLTHKKLSSDEKI from the coding sequence ATGAGAACTAAAGAAGAAATAAAACAACTCCTGGAAAATGCTCAGGAATTGGTAAACAAAGATTTAAAATTTAACGAAGAAGCAATTTATAGAGCATATGAAAAAGGCAATAATCATCAATCTCTAACTATAAAAGTTCTTTCTATTTTTGGCGGAATTATGGCGAGTTTTCTTTTTATAGGATTTCTTTTTATTGCCGGTTTATATGATTCTGAATTCGGACTATTGGTCATCGGAATTCCTTTAATAATTTTTGGAGCACTCGTTACTAAAGTAACTTACAATATACTTCTAGACACTCTCAGTATTTCGGCTTACATCATTGGTTTTGTTCTCGTTGGAGGAGGTTTATTACAAATGGAAATGAACGAAAATCTTGTCAGTATTATTTTTATTTTAATCGCAGTTTCAGCATTATTTATTGTCCGGTCTTATCTCATTTCATTTATTTCGATTGTTATAATCTGTGGTGGATCTCTATTTTTAATGATGTCAAATAACAGCTTTAATTTAATCCATATTTATATTTCTCTTTTGGCTTCAATTCTCACTTTCATATACTTAAAAGAGGCTAAATTAATGACTTTCAACAAGGCATTCTCACAGATTTATGATTCGGTGCGTATTTCATTGATTTTTTGTTTTTTAGCAGGTTTATATCTTTTAGGAAGAAATTACAGATTTGCTGATATTGGCAAATATTCAAATGAATATTTCTGGATTTCCTCTGTGGTTATTATTCTTGCAATTTTATACGTGATCTCTCATCTCTTTGAAATGCTGAATATTAAAAAGAGTGAACAAAAATATGGAATTTATGCGCTGTCGGTTTTGATTTTATTGCCTACGGTTTTTGCACCAGCTATTTCCGGAGCGATTTTAATTATTCTGTTGAGCTTTTTGGTAAACTACAAAACCTCTTTAGTAATCGGCATTGTAGCATTTATTTACTTTGTTTCACAATATTATTACGACCTTCATTACACACTTCTTACCAAATCTATTGTCCTGTTTTGTTCGGGTGTTTTGTTTCTTAGTCTGTACTTTTTAACCCATAAAAAATTATCGTCAGATGAAAAAATATAA
- a CDS encoding DUF2157 domain-containing protein — protein MKNIQREDIKLISRHSNMTEPEVGRLLKETVYNDKEMWQKFLRQFFIILGVGFATTGIIFFFAYNWADLHKFAKIGLTEVLITATTIIALLPKINQNTRNIILTGSAFLVGVLFAVFGQIYQTGANAYDFFLAWTLFIALWVAISNFAPLWLLFIVLINTTFILYTQQVAKDWDELLIVTIIFCINVIILISTFLLQNLKKVPVIPMWFTHILTLGCAVIATLGMMIVIFDEYKSLSIIFTILILTTYAIGIWHGLNSKNIFYLSVIPFSIISIISALLINFSTDGGMFLFVSLFVIGSVTMVIMNIINLQKKWKNEN, from the coding sequence ATGAAAAACATACAACGTGAAGATATCAAATTGATAAGCCGTCACAGCAACATGACAGAACCGGAAGTTGGACGCCTTTTGAAAGAAACTGTGTATAATGATAAAGAAATGTGGCAGAAATTTTTGCGCCAGTTTTTTATTATACTCGGAGTAGGTTTTGCTACCACAGGAATTATTTTCTTTTTTGCGTATAACTGGGCAGATCTGCACAAATTTGCAAAGATTGGACTTACCGAAGTGCTAATTACTGCAACAACAATCATTGCTTTACTTCCTAAAATCAATCAAAATACCCGAAATATTATTCTCACCGGATCAGCCTTCTTAGTCGGAGTATTATTTGCAGTTTTCGGACAAATTTATCAAACCGGAGCCAATGCGTATGATTTCTTTTTGGCATGGACACTTTTCATCGCATTGTGGGTTGCTATTTCAAATTTTGCTCCTTTGTGGCTGCTTTTTATTGTTCTAATCAACACCACTTTTATTCTTTACACGCAGCAGGTTGCCAAAGATTGGGACGAGTTATTAATTGTAACCATCATTTTCTGCATCAATGTAATTATCCTTATTTCTACATTTTTATTGCAAAATCTAAAGAAAGTACCAGTAATTCCTATGTGGTTTACTCATATTTTAACTTTAGGATGTGCTGTTATTGCAACTTTGGGAATGATGATTGTAATTTTTGATGAATATAAATCACTTTCGATTATTTTTACGATTCTTATTTTAACGACATATGCGATCGGAATTTGGCATGGTTTAAACTCAAAAAACATATTTTATCTTTCGGTAATTCCATTCAGTATTATTTCTATTATATCAGCTTTGCTTATAAATTTCTCAACCGATGGCGGAATGTTTCTCTTTGTGAGTCTTTTCGTGATTGGAAGCGTTACAATGGTTATAATGAACATTATTAATCTTCAAAAAAAATGGAAAAATGAGAACTAA
- a CDS encoding DUF2695 domain-containing protein, producing MTKQFLESQHIQNMEEVKNWLKENGGFCDCEVLNNVEERFEEENQTRLKTL from the coding sequence ATGACAAAACAATTTTTAGAATCCCAACATATTCAAAATATGGAAGAAGTTAAAAACTGGTTAAAGGAAAATGGTGGTTTTTGTGATTGTGAAGTGCTTAATAATGTAGAAGAACGTTTTGAAGAAGAAAATCAAACTCGTTTAAAAACTCTTTAG
- a CDS encoding lysozyme inhibitor LprI family protein, with protein sequence MKNTLIILIVFLSNSLFSQNKSLQENFIDIEESKCFGKQDISNAEMRECTIIARESWDKELNKYYNLLSTKLPKDAFEILKASQKEWIIYRDKESKFITKFYFEVKEGTMWYNIAENKKKEIVKNRALELQMYFENLEY encoded by the coding sequence ATGAAAAATACACTTATCATACTTATTGTTTTTCTTTCAAACTCTTTATTTTCTCAGAATAAAAGCCTGCAAGAAAACTTTATAGATATTGAAGAATCAAAATGTTTTGGCAAGCAAGATATTTCAAATGCTGAAATGCGAGAATGCACTATAATAGCGAGAGAATCTTGGGATAAAGAGCTGAATAAATATTATAATCTTCTTTCAACTAAACTTCCAAAAGACGCTTTCGAAATACTGAAAGCTTCTCAAAAAGAATGGATTATCTATCGTGATAAAGAATCTAAATTCATTACTAAATTTTATTTTGAAGTAAAAGAGGGGACAATGTGGTATAATATTGCTGAAAATAAAAAGAAGGAAATCGTGAAAAACAGAGCTTTGGAACTGCAAATGTATTTTGAAAATTTAGAGTATTGA